One stretch of Chitinophagales bacterium DNA includes these proteins:
- a CDS encoding OmpA family protein yields the protein MRISKITFVLLTFLFFTSVSSYAQTQEEIERLLNGGSSTEETTTTTKEKKEKAPKEKKEKEPKVKEEKTKEPKQKEEKVKEEKVKEPKEKKEKEVKAKEEKAPKQKTTSTKSSSASSSKSSSSSRTRPSATADKPLRTWSIGVFGGLTNPVTDIRYKDWFGTIDPRNENQWNAGLRVTKMFDAAFGLQWQGSYNVVQGVFDNNVQYKEDREYMVNRGFTEGVYFKSNVISTSLQVYWNISNTVFGPNRYYNAKLKGREMKPRRFSLYAYSGIGATWFDPHVMMSADKRPIDLAGVDIVNKNQTKTIMEMYMPFALGAKFKLAKAVDLSVEYVMNYVFTDKLDGYIYDHPGRIKNDMYSNINVGLDFKLGTKKKSKEHVEWVNPMDKVYTDLDKIDAIDKKVKRLTTDADEDGVSDYFDKDTETEEGVTVDGSGRAIDSDGDGVPDRADLEPFSDKGATVDEFGVAVDSDGDGVPDSRDLEIDSPDGAFVNFQGVAIDGKVKPATARGEFFPSIFFDTDKANIKREYEDELFMVAKNIIAMEGVQFLLTGHCDERGSDEYNIELGQRRADAVKQYLVENYSIDASRIQTLSKGKSEIESPRFNVNRRVDVMIIEK from the coding sequence ATGAGAATATCAAAGATTACATTTGTACTATTAACATTTTTATTTTTCACTTCGGTTTCGTCTTATGCACAAACTCAAGAAGAAATAGAACGATTATTAAACGGAGGTTCTTCTACAGAAGAAACTACTACCACTACTAAGGAGAAAAAAGAAAAAGCTCCTAAAGAAAAGAAAGAAAAAGAACCTAAGGTTAAAGAAGAAAAAACCAAAGAACCTAAGCAAAAAGAGGAAAAGGTTAAGGAAGAAAAAGTTAAAGAGCCTAAAGAGAAAAAAGAAAAAGAAGTAAAGGCAAAAGAAGAAAAAGCACCTAAACAAAAAACAACTTCTACAAAAAGTAGTAGTGCTTCTTCATCAAAATCTTCTTCTTCTTCAAGAACAAGACCTTCAGCTACTGCTGATAAGCCATTAAGAACATGGTCTATTGGTGTTTTTGGTGGATTAACTAATCCCGTTACAGATATTAGATACAAAGATTGGTTTGGTACTATAGACCCAAGAAATGAAAACCAATGGAATGCAGGATTAAGAGTTACTAAAATGTTTGATGCCGCTTTTGGTCTTCAATGGCAAGGTTCTTACAATGTTGTTCAAGGTGTTTTTGACAACAATGTACAATACAAAGAAGATAGAGAATATATGGTAAACAGAGGATTTACCGAAGGCGTTTACTTTAAAAGTAATGTTATTTCTACTTCATTACAAGTGTATTGGAACATTAGCAATACCGTTTTTGGTCCAAACAGATATTACAATGCAAAATTGAAAGGTAGAGAAATGAAACCAAGAAGATTTTCATTATACGCTTATTCAGGTATTGGAGCTACATGGTTTGACCCACATGTAATGATGTCGGCAGATAAAAGACCTATTGATTTGGCTGGTGTTGACATTGTTAACAAAAACCAAACTAAAACCATAATGGAAATGTATATGCCATTTGCTTTAGGTGCCAAATTTAAACTGGCTAAAGCTGTAGATTTAAGTGTAGAATATGTTATGAACTATGTATTTACCGATAAATTAGACGGGTATATTTATGACCACCCGGGAAGAATTAAAAACGATATGTACTCTAATATAAATGTAGGGCTTGACTTTAAATTAGGTACAAAGAAAAAATCTAAAGAGCATGTAGAGTGGGTTAATCCAATGGATAAAGTTTATACCGATTTAGATAAAATAGATGCCATAGACAAAAAAGTAAAACGCTTAACTACAGATGCTGATGAAGACGGAGTATCTGACTATTTTGACAAAGACACTGAAACAGAAGAAGGTGTAACTGTAGATGGTAGCGGCAGAGCCATAGATAGCGATGGAGACGGAGTGCCAGACAGAGCCGATTTAGAACCATTTAGCGATAAAGGTGCTACAGTAGATGAATTTGGTGTAGCGGTAGATAGCGATGGAGACGGAGTTCCTGACAGTAGAGATTTAGAAATAGACTCTCCAGACGGTGCTTTTGTTAATTTCCAAGGTGTAGCTATAGACGGAAAAGTAAAACCTGCCACTGCAAGAGGCGAATTTTTCCCTTCTATATTCTTTGACACAGATAAAGCTAACATTAAACGCGAGTATGAAGACGAACTATTTATGGTAGCTAAAAATATAATAGCTATGGAAGGTGTTCAATTCCTACTTACAGGGCACTGCGATGAAAGAGGAAGTGATGAGTACAACATAGAATTAGGACAAAGAAGAGCCGATGCGGTAAAACAATATTTAGTTGAAAACTATAGTATAGATGCCTCAAGAATACAAACACTTTCTAAAGGAAAATCAGAAATTGAATCGCCAAGATTTAATGTAAATAGAAGAGTAGATGTAATGATTATTGAAAAATAA
- a CDS encoding NYN domain-containing protein, with amino-acid sequence MENKFNIAVLIDGDNAQPSLIKEIIEEVSKYGKATIRRIYGDWTSQQMNGWKSVINQQSISPIQKFSYTTGKNSTDGSLIIDAMDILHAKQIDGFCIVSSDSDYTGLAKRIREEGLFVMGIGEKKTPEAFVKSCEIFTFTENLKLDSTTNKETVKNKVSSKEVGQKTKLSKRDLETIDKAFEISTNEDENVHISKVGLNIRKIDPSFDPRSYGFKNLTKLFEFIDNYEVINNEIGGLNHPLLKKK; translated from the coding sequence ATGGAAAATAAATTCAATATTGCTGTATTAATTGATGGCGATAATGCGCAACCGAGTTTAATTAAAGAAATTATTGAAGAAGTTTCTAAATATGGCAAAGCAACAATAAGAAGAATTTATGGAGATTGGACATCACAACAAATGAATGGATGGAAATCAGTAATAAATCAACAATCCATAAGTCCGATTCAAAAATTTTCGTACACAACAGGTAAAAATTCAACTGACGGATCACTAATTATTGACGCTATGGATATTTTACACGCTAAACAAATTGACGGATTTTGCATAGTTTCAAGTGATAGCGATTACACAGGACTTGCAAAAAGAATAAGAGAAGAAGGGTTGTTTGTTATGGGAATTGGAGAAAAAAAGACACCAGAAGCCTTTGTAAAGTCTTGTGAAATTTTCACTTTCACTGAAAACTTAAAATTAGATAGTACTACTAATAAAGAAACTGTAAAAAATAAAGTTTCATCGAAAGAGGTTGGTCAAAAAACTAAATTATCAAAAAGAGACTTGGAAACAATCGATAAAGCTTTTGAAATATCTACTAATGAAGATGAAAATGTGCATATTTCAAAAGTCGGTTTAAATATCAGAAAAATTGACCCGAGTTTTGACCCTCGTAGTTATGGATTTAAAAACTTAACTAAACTATTTGAATTCATAGATAATTACGAAGTAATTAATAATGAAATTGGAGGTCTGAACCATCCTCTACTAAAGAAAAAATAA